Within the Enterobacter bugandensis genome, the region GGCGCTGATGGGCGAGCTGGAAGGGCGCATCTCCGGCAGTATTCATTACGATAACGTGGCGCCGTGCTTCCTCGGCGGCATGCAGCTGATGATTGAAGAAAATGGCATCATCAGCCAGCAGGTGCCAGGGTTTGATGAGTGGCTGTGGGTGCTGGCGTATCCGGGCATCAAGGTCTCTACCGCAGAAGCGCGTGCGATCCTGCCTGCGCAGTATCGTCGCCAGGACTGTATCGCCCACGGGCGTCATCTGGCGGGCTTTATCCACGCCTGCTACACCCGTCAGCCGCAGCTGGCGGCGAAGCTGATGAAAGACGTCATTGCCGAGCCGTACCGTACGAAGCTGCTTCCCGGCTTTAACGAGGCGCGACAGGCTTCAATGGATATCGGCGCGCAGGCGTGCGGCATCTCCGGCTCCGGCCCGACGCTGTTCGCCCTGTGCGATAAGCCAGACACCGCGCAGCGCGTGGCGGACTGGCTCTCTAAACACTACCTGCAAAATCAGGAAGGCTTTGTTCATATTTGCCGTCTGGACACGGCTGGCGCACGAGTACTGGGATAACGAATGAAACTCTACAACCTTAAAGATCATAACGAGCAGGTCAGCTTCGCGCAGGCGGTGACTCAGGGGCTGGGCAAAAATCAGGGGCTGTTTTTCCCGCACGACCTGCCGGAATTTCAGCTGACCGAAATCGATGAGCTGCTGAAGCTGGACTTTGTCACCCGCAGCACCAAAATTCTGTCTGCGTTTATTGGCGATGAAATCCCGCAGGAGCTGCTGGAAGAGCGCGTGCGTGCGGCGTTTGCTTTCCCGGCTCCGGTTAAGCAGGTTGAGCCTGACGTCGGTTGTCTGGAGCTGTTCCACGGCCCGACCCTGGCGTTTAAAGACTTCGGCGGCCGCTTTATGGCGCAGATGCTGACCCACATCAGCGGCGACAAGCCGGTGACCATCCTGACCGCGACCTCCGGTGATACCGGTGCGGCGGTGGCACACGCGTTCTACGGCCTGAAAAACGTCCGCGTGGTGATCCTCTATCCGAAAGGCAAGATCAGCCCGTTGCAGGAAAAACTGTTCTGCACCCTCGGCGGCAACATTGAAACCGTGGCGATCGACGGCGATTTCGATGCCTGCCAGGCGTTGGTCAAGCAGGCGTTCGATGATGAAGAGCTGAAGGCCGCGCTGGGGCTGAACTCGGCGAACTCCATCAACATCAGCCGCCTGCTGGCGCAGATCTGCTACTACTTCGAAGCGGTGGCTCAGCTGCCGCAGGAAGCGCGCAATCAGCTGGTAGTTTCCGTACCAAGCGGCAACTTCGGCGACCTGACGGCGGGGCTGCTGGCGAAATCTCTCGGTCTGCCGGTGAAACGCTTTATCGCTGCCACTAACGCCAACGATACCGTGCCGCGCTTCCTGAAAGACGGCAAATGGGCGCCTAACGCCACGCAGGCGACGCTCTCCAATGCCATGGACGTGTCGCAGCCGAACAACTGGCCGCGCGTGGAAGAGCTGTTCCGCCGCAAGGTGTGGCGTCTGGGTGACCTGGGCTACGCTGCGGTGACGGACGAAACCACCAAAGCCACCATGCGCGAGCTGAAAGCGGTGGGCTACACCTCTGAGCCGCACGCGGCAATTGCGTACCGCGCGCTGCGCGACCAGCTTAACCCGGGTGAATATGGCCTGTTCCTGGGCACCGCGCATCCGGCGAAGTTCAAAGAGAGCGTGGAAGATATTCTGGGCGAAACGCTGCCGCTGCCAAAAGAGCTGGCCGAGCGCGCCGACCTGCCGCTGCTGTCTCATGAGCTGCCGGCGGATTTTGCGGCACTGCGGAATCTGATGATGACGCGCGCGTGATTTTGTTGCCCGGTGGCGCTACGCCTTACCGGGCCTACAACGACGAGATGACCGTAGGCCGGGTAAGCGCAGCGCCACCCGGCTTTTTTATGAAGAAATTAAGGAGAAAAATTGCAGGAAAAAAGCAGAAATTCCCAATAAATGCGGTCACTTAGCGTTTAGGATTGCAGAGAATAACATCCACCGTTCCCCTCGCGTACTCTCCTTACATCGGCCCACGTTGGGCAAGAAGAATAAGGAGTCACCTGTGTCTACACTAAAACCTGCACTCATCGCGCTTTCTCTGGTGCTGGTCGCCCCCATGGCGGTACAGGCATCTGAAATTACTCTCGTACCTGCGGTAAAACTGCAGATTGGCGATCGGGACAATAGCGGGCATTACTGGGATGGCGGCCGCTGGCGCGACCACGACTGGTGGAAGGCGCATTATGACTGGCGCGATAACCATTGGCGTCCGCATGACGAGCATCGCGATCGTGATGACCGACACGACCATCATCACGACGACCACCGTCCGGGCCCGGACTGGAAGCACCATTAACGCAAAACCCCGCCAGATGGCGGGGTTTAGTTTTACTGCTCGTGGCGCTTAAATACCAGCTCACCTTTCCCTGACGACGACTCGTCAAAGAAATAGCCGTCGGTGTTGAATCCCGTTAACTGCTCCGGCTTCGTCAGGCGGTTCTGAATGATGTAGCGGCTCATCAGGCCACGCGCTTTTTTCGCATAGAAGCTGATGACCTTGAACTTGCCGTTCTTCTCATCAAGGAAGACCGGCTTAACGATCTCCGCGTTCAGCTTTTTCGGCTTCACCGACTTGTAGTACTCATCGGATGCCAGGTTAACCACCACGTTATCACCCTGAGCATGCAGCGCCGCGTTCAGCTTGTCGGTGATGATGTCGCCCCAGAAATGGTAAAGGTCTTTGCCTTTGGCGTTTTCCAGGCGAATCCCCATCTCCAGACGATATGGCTGCATCAGATCCAGCGGGCGCAGTACGCCATACAGGCCCGACAGCATGCGCAGATGCTGCTGGGCAAAATCAAAGTCGGCTTCGCTAAAATCTTCCGCCTGCAGGCCGGTGTAAACATCGCCCTTAAACGCCAGGATCGCCTGGCGCGCGTTGGCGGGGGTGAAATCCGGGTGCCACTCGTGGAACCGGGTCGCGTTCAGGTCTGCCAGCTTGTCGCTGATGCTCATCAGCGAGGCGATTTGCGGCGCAGAGAGCTTGCGCGCTTCGCGGATCAGCTGTTGCGAATAGTCCAGCAGTTCTGGCTGGGTATAACGCTCGGTGGCGAGCGGGCTCTGGTAGTCGAGCGTTTTTGCAGGTGAAATCAGAATCAGCATATCCAGTCCTTGCAGGAAATTTAGAGCGACTTTAACAAAAAATCGCCCTGAATTGATCGATAGCTGTTATCGCCGGGGCAAATCATCCCAGGTGCCGGGGGCAAGCTGTGACTGAATTTCGGGATAGCGTGCGGCATCAAATACCGGGGGAACGCCCAGCTTGCGCTGGCGAAGATAATCCCTGGCAATAAGGTTCACAACGGGCGAGAGCAGCAGGATCGCCGTCAGGTTAGTGATTGCCATTAGCGCCATAATAACATCCGCCAGCTGCCAGACCAGCGGCATATTCAGAAGGGAGCCCGCGATCACCATCAGTACTACGCCCAGGCGAAGCAGGAGGATGGCTGGACGAGAGTCGTATTTCAGGAAGATAAGGTTATTTTCGGCATACAGGTAATTCACCACAATCGAACTGAAGGCGAACAGCATCAGAATGAGCGAGACAAATCCCGAACCCCAGCCGCCGGTCAGGTTCACCAGCGCCTGCTGAAGAAGCTGTATTCCGTCGATATCCGAGTCATGCGCCACAGGACCGGCCAGCAGGAGGATCATGGCGCTGGCGGAACAGATAATAACGGTATCCATAAACACGCCTATCATCTGCACGATACCCTGCGCTGCCGGGTGCGGCGGCCAGGAAGAGGCGGCCGCGGCGGCGTTGGGAGTAGAGCCCATCCCGGCTTCATTGGAGAACATGCCTCGCTGAAAACCTGCCATCAGCGCCTGGCTCAGGGTGTAACCCAGCGCGCCTGACGCCACCTCACGCCAGCCAAAGGCGCTTTT harbors:
- a CDS encoding DUF2502 domain-containing protein, with the protein product MSTLKPALIALSLVLVAPMAVQASEITLVPAVKLQIGDRDNSGHYWDGGRWRDHDWWKAHYDWRDNHWRPHDEHRDRDDRHDHHHDDHRPGPDWKHH
- the thrB gene encoding homoserine kinase, translating into MVKVYAPASSANMSVGFDVLGAAVTPVDGSLLGDTVTVEAAESFSLNNVGRFASKLPPEPRENIVYQCWERFCQEIGKNVPVAMTLEKSMPIGSGLGSSACSVVAALVAMNEHCGKPLNNSRLLALMGELEGRISGSIHYDNVAPCFLGGMQLMIEENGIISQQVPGFDEWLWVLAYPGIKVSTAEARAILPAQYRRQDCIAHGRHLAGFIHACYTRQPQLAAKLMKDVIAEPYRTKLLPGFNEARQASMDIGAQACGISGSGPTLFALCDKPDTAQRVADWLSKHYLQNQEGFVHICRLDTAGARVLG
- the thrC gene encoding threonine synthase, whose protein sequence is MKLYNLKDHNEQVSFAQAVTQGLGKNQGLFFPHDLPEFQLTEIDELLKLDFVTRSTKILSAFIGDEIPQELLEERVRAAFAFPAPVKQVEPDVGCLELFHGPTLAFKDFGGRFMAQMLTHISGDKPVTILTATSGDTGAAVAHAFYGLKNVRVVILYPKGKISPLQEKLFCTLGGNIETVAIDGDFDACQALVKQAFDDEELKAALGLNSANSINISRLLAQICYYFEAVAQLPQEARNQLVVSVPSGNFGDLTAGLLAKSLGLPVKRFIAATNANDTVPRFLKDGKWAPNATQATLSNAMDVSQPNNWPRVEELFRRKVWRLGDLGYAAVTDETTKATMRELKAVGYTSEPHAAIAYRALRDQLNPGEYGLFLGTAHPAKFKESVEDILGETLPLPKELAERADLPLLSHELPADFAALRNLMMTRA
- the yaaA gene encoding peroxide stress protein YaaA, which produces MLILISPAKTLDYQSPLATERYTQPELLDYSQQLIREARKLSAPQIASLMSISDKLADLNATRFHEWHPDFTPANARQAILAFKGDVYTGLQAEDFSEADFDFAQQHLRMLSGLYGVLRPLDLMQPYRLEMGIRLENAKGKDLYHFWGDIITDKLNAALHAQGDNVVVNLASDEYYKSVKPKKLNAEIVKPVFLDEKNGKFKVISFYAKKARGLMSRYIIQNRLTKPEQLTGFNTDGYFFDESSSGKGELVFKRHEQ
- a CDS encoding alanine/glycine:cation symporter family protein, with translation MPDFLFFINEVLWGSIMIYLLLGAGIWFTLRSGFIQFRYIRKFGRSLKNSVTPQPGGLTSFQALCTSLAARLGSGNLAGVALAISAGGPGAVFWMWVTALLGMATSFAESSLAQLYKEKDRNGQFRGGPAWYMARGLGMRWMGVLFSLFLLLAYGLIFNTVQSNSVAHALRYTFSCPEWITGIGLALFVLFTISAGLKGVARMMQWLVPIMALLWVAASLVVAALHADQVPGVIATIFKSAFGWREVASGALGYTLSQALMAGFQRGMFSNEAGMGSTPNAAAAASSWPPHPAAQGIVQMIGVFMDTVIICSASAMILLLAGPVAHDSDIDGIQLLQQALVNLTGGWGSGFVSLILMLFAFSSIVVNYLYAENNLIFLKYDSRPAILLLRLGVVLMVIAGSLLNMPLVWQLADVIMALMAITNLTAILLLSPVVNLIARDYLRQRKLGVPPVFDAARYPEIQSQLAPGTWDDLPRR